The proteins below come from a single Pichia kudriavzevii chromosome 2, complete sequence genomic window:
- a CDS encoding uncharacterized protein (PKUD0B05090; Pfam Domains: Zn_clus(1.8e-07)) — protein sequence MSGAGPQENKPAKNRLHKSLPNVHPTNSMVLPDGKIFKVQKKRQRKIHSCIPCHQRKIRCSREKPTCNNCLKLAEKNPAEEDEIIEACKYFDNDKKKNLKIKGVEIEELQRLPSESEGSQSVSAVGTAHERNIQHASPSRSYFNPINDYYGMDDQPLCRQEYQSKEDSFEMENGSEKIDSEISDRGNQNIHENEHEHTLKDVNPSEFPFDSTDFIYIPRKDTLAFLPTEENYACQDLNSSNFQLNSMYYENQVCSQYAKQFASQFVPILNSLPTKDRSDELLKTFQVNIHSLLPILDMDSFVEKYNEFWYCGMFLTDNIERLYEYNIYFKDKDDTEIPEKINDFLYWHNKTNETLNPSNLSEFLILLFAMYYTSMASSVYEFLSKKYDNFNSILTYKNEVNKYYNVFKKMNNKGLNNPRVMSLAVLQINVLVQSIINLKSGNSLISITKILRISQFYQFNRDPVLYHGLKETNLVQTRRMVWWQIFFLDNLVSFFLHLPPSVKLSDFDTSLLMENLDNHSSSHCTIMYLNCMYRFTLVVDELSSLTNGLSGQLRDEDVTKLKNSIKNLFITCTMSKNRIKSIYLKQVALEIKVTSGNKEFNNLVSENTGDKGEHTIQHEEYGANENGKFNPQLNSKTSDYHNSSKDTLEFFISFLDIICDKLLIMLQKKILINPYVSRVNTVVDENLNLKLQKLRYNYTDLQSNLLPSLVNYLNVFLVLSKKDMQKYNWKLKNFIPIDELILLMQILATNYKSGMSQVDTNELHDINLKIYLVDQTINSLKLNWHLKLSSVNKLIFLASKMWELMILKFNIDLAVAYSLSEKFVFPTAVNENTAHNNPIQKPISSDSVNCAEIAPRSLGLASAMDTPLNTKKKSLFNPVSSTGEVSRKNYALNMNVNVKDRFLKVAREVEDELLKEGGAGVIQDINEDEEGWYNLGTEEEYGLNSIDDFHFYKNLKSDVVRLFKLVVC from the coding sequence ATGAGTGGTGCAGGGCCTCAGGAAAACAAGCCGGCGAAGAATAGACTCCATAAATCTCTGCCCAATGTGCATCCTACGAACTCGATGGTTTTACCGGACGGAAAAATATTCAAGGTACAGAagaaaaggcaaagaaaGATTCACAGCTGTATACCTTGTCATCAAAGGAAGATCAGGTGTTCACGGGAAAAGCCTACTTGTAACAACTGCTTAAAGCTGGCAGAGAAGAATCCCGCAGAAGAGGACGAGATCATCGAAGCTTGCAAATATTTCGAcaatgataaaaagaaaaacctGAAGATAAAAGGCGTTGAGATTGAAGAGCTTCAGAGGCTCCCATCAGAGAGTGAAGGAAGTCAAAGTGTTAGTGCGGTTGGAACTGCACACGAGAGAAACATTCAACACGCTAGTCCCAGTAGATCCTATTTTAATCCTATTAATGATTATTACGGGATGGATGATCAACCATTATGCCGTCAAGAGTATCAATCTAAGGAGGACTCATTTGAAATGGAGAATGGCTCTGAAAAGATCGATTCAGAAATTTCCGACAGGGGAAATCAGAATATTcatgaaaatgaacatGAACATACTTTAAAGGATGTAAATCCATCAgaatttccttttgattCAACAGACTTTATTTATATTCCAAGAAAGGATACACTGGCTTTCTTACCAACAGAAGAAAACTATGCGTGTCAGGATCTTAATTCTAGTAACTTTCAACTGAACTCCATGTATTATGAAAACCAAGTGTGTTCTCAGTACGCAAAACAATTTGCCTCTCAGTTTGTCCCTATTCTTAATAGTCTACCTACCAAGGATAGGTCAGATGAGCTtctgaaaacttttcagGTAAACATTCATTCATTATTACCCATTCTAGATATGGACTCATTTGTTGAGAAGTATAACGAATTTTGGTATTGTGGTATGTTTCTAACGGACAATATCGAAAGGCTCTACGAATATAACATTTATTTCAAGGACAAAGATGACACCGAAATaccagaaaaaataaacgaCTTTCTTTATTGGCATAATAAGACCAATGAAACTCTAAACCCATCAAATCTCTCTGAATTTTTGATCCTTTTATTTGCAATGTACTACACGTCAATGGCAAGTTCAGTGTATGAATTTTTGTCAAAGAAATACGACAATTTTAATAGCATTTTAACCTATAAGAATGAGGTCAATAAATATtacaatgttttcaagaaaatgaataatAAAGGGTTAAACAATCCAAGAGTGATGTCATTGGCCGTTTTACAAATTAATGTCCTCGTTCAATCTATTATAAATTTGAAGTCGGGAAATTCGTTAATTAGTATAACTAAAATATTGAGAATAAGTCAGTTTTACCAGTTTAATAGAGATCCCGTTTTGTATCACGGATTGAAGGAAACTAATTTAGttcaaacaagaagaatgGTTTGGTGgcaaattttctttttagaTAATTTGGTGTCATTCTTCTTGCACTTACCGCCGTCCGTCAAACTATCGGACTTTGATACCAGCTTACTAATGGAGAACTTAGATAACCACTCGTCATCTCATTGCACAATAATGTATCTCAACTGTATGTATAGATTTACATTGGTAGTAGATGAATTGAGTAGCCTAACAAATGGTCTGAGTGGTCAGCTAAGAGACGAAGATGTGACCAAGTTGAAGAATAGCATCAAAAACCTTTTCATCACTTGCACAATGAGTAAGAATAGAATTAAATCTATATATCTCAAGCAAGTTgctttggaaatcaaagtGACATCTGGTAATAAAGAATTCAATAATTTGGTATCCGAAAATACTGGCGACAAAGGCGAACATACAATTCAACATGAAGAATATGGGGccaatgaaaatggaaaatttaACCCCCAGTTGAATTCTAAAACATCAGACTATCataattcatcaaaagaTACCTTGGAGTTTTTTATTTCGTTTTTAGATATAATTTGTGATAAATTACTAATTATgttacagaaaaaaattttaatcAACCCCTACGTCTCAAGAGTTAATAcggttgttgatgaaaatttgaatttgaagttgcAAAAGTTACGATATAACTACACAGATTTACAAAGTAATCTTCTACCGAGCTTGGTTAACTATCTAAATGTGTTTTTGGTTCTGTCTAAGAAAGATATGCAAAAATATAATTGGAAGCTAAAAAACTTCATCCCCATTGACGAGTTAATATTGTTGATGCAAATATTAGCAACCAACTACAAATCGGGTATGTCACAGGTTGATACGAATGAGTTGCATGATataaatttaaaaatataCTTAGTTGATCAAACaatcaattcattgaaacTCAACTGGCATTTGAAGTTATCCAGTGTGAATaagttgatatttttagCATCTAAGATGTGGGAACTGATGATCTTAAAATTCAATATAGACTTAGCAGTTGCATATTCATTGTCGGAGAAATTTGTCTTCCCAACGGCTGTTAACGAAAACACAGCTCACAATAATCCAATCCAAAAACCAATTTCCTCAGATTCAGTGAATTGTGCAGAAATTGCACCTAGAAGTTTAGGTTTGGCGTCGGCAATGGATACCCCATtgaatacaaaaaaaaaatcactttTTAATcctgtttcttcaactggAGAAGTTAGCAGAAAGAATTATGCGTTGAATATGAATGTTAATGTAAAGGACCgatttttgaaagttgCACGAGAAGTGGAGGATgaattattgaaagaaGGTGGAGCCGGTGTTATCCAGGATatcaatgaagatgaagaaggttGGTATAATTTAGGCACAGAAGAGGAGTATGGATTAAACTCGATTGATGATTTCCACTTCTacaagaatttgaaatctGATGTTGTTCGCTTATTCAAATTAGTTGTGTGTTGA
- a CDS encoding uncharacterized protein (PKUD0B05100; similar to Saccharomyces cerevisiae YJL172W (CPS1); ancestral locus Anc_1.166), whose protein sequence is MKEYTDKVGKLNLFRNLSLGAISFLLVLSFIFKYYPHVSGYGNEGVYAIMDPKCPSVPKYKHKNSDIYKNVLDKIINDETFRNQSVAKMQQAVQIDTSSYDDEPTNVSDNLDKFQRFNEFHDFLKAEFPNFHKHLKLHHVNHFGLVYIWEGSDESLKPLLLMAHQDVVPINENTLGEWIHEPFSGYYDGKYLYGRGSGDCKNLLIGHMEAVEELIKLDFKPRRTVIFSYGFDEEASGIRNENAKFIEGLYGPNSLYAVMDEGGVSLMDIGETKMAVVGTGEKGYLDLSISIQKKGGHSSIPQDHTAIGIMGSLIVQLENHKMPTYFTELNPTFYQYVCLAENSVDIDESLKQDILRSQIDKKANENVRHFINRDRYSSYAIKTTQALDIINGGVKANALPEFVELIINSRVALEENIEIAFEKFLQDTEIIAYRYDLGLEVELPYGNGTQELIEPTENGVLTIKPIQMLEPSPITPIGDKQWEIFAGTIRHVYENLAYSDEYSNGEKQIIVTPGLGTGNTDTKLYWNLTDHIYRYRPGVLPSVNANSHGINEYIEFDSHLQIIAFIFEYIQAVDQVSD, encoded by the coding sequence ATGAAGGAATACACAGACAAGGTGGGGAAGTTGAACCTTTTCAGGAATCTCTCCCTTGGTGCAATCTCGTTTCTGCTGGTCTTatcctttattttcaaatattacCCACATGTTAGCGGTTATGGTAATGAAGGTGTTTATGCCATTATGGATCCAAAATGCCCCAGTGTTCcaaaatataaacacaaaaattcagatatatataaaaatgttttggATAAGATCATAAACGATGAGACTTTCAGAAACCAATCGGTTGCCAAAATGCAACAGGCCGTCCAAATTGATACATCAAGTTATGATGATGAACCTACAAATGTCAGTGACAATTTGGATAAGTTTCAACGTTTCAATGAGTTTCATGATTTTCTAAAGGCAGAATTCCCCAATTTTCATAAGCATTTAAAACTGCATCATGTTAACCACTTTGGATTGGTTTACATCTGGGAAGGGTCGGATGAATCACTTAAACCACTTTTGCTAATGGCACATCAGGATGTTGTACCAATTAATGAAAACACTTTGGGTGAATGGATCCATGAGCCGTTTTCCGGCTACTATGATGGGAAGTACCTTTACGGAAGAGGGTCAGGTGATTGTAAAAACTTATTGATAGGACATATGGAAGCAGTGGAAGAACTGATCAAGCTTGATTTCAAACCAAGAAGAACAGTCATTTTTTCCTAtggttttgatgaagaagccAGCGGCATTAGGAATGAGAATGCTAAATTTATTGAAGGGTTGTATGGCCCGAATTCACTATATGCAGTGATGGATGAAGGTGGTGTGTCCTTAATGGATATTGGTGAAACCAAAATGGCTGTTGTTGGAACAGGTGAAAAGGGTTACTTAGACCTCTCTATTTCTatacaaaagaaaggaggacattcttcaattccaCAAGATCATACCGCAATTGGTATCATGGGTAGTTTGATTGTCCAACTCGAAAACCATAAGATGCCTACCTATTTCACTGAACTCAATCCCACTTTCTACCAATATGTTTGCCTAGCTGAAAACTCAGTTGATATTGACGAATCCCTCAAACAGGATATACTAAGATCCCAGATCGATAAAAAGGCCAATGAAAATGTAAGACATTTCATAAATAGAGATAGATACTCAAGCTATGCAATTAAGACTACACAAGCATTAGATATAATCAACGGGGGTGTCAAGGCTAATGCCCTACCCGAATTTGTCGAGTTGATCATTAATTCAAGAGTTGCACTCGAGGagaatattgaaattgcatttgagaaattcttGCAAGATACAGAAATTATAGCATATCGCTATGATCTAGGTTTGGAGGTTGAATTACCATATGGTAATGGCACTCAAGAACTCATTGAACCAACAGAGAATGGTGTCTTAACTATTAAACCAATTCAAATGTTAGAACCATCGCCAATTACTCCTATAGGTGATAAACAATGGGAAATCTTTGCAGGGACTATTCGTCATGTTTATGAGAATCTTGCATATAGTGATGAATACTCTAATGgtgaaaaacaaataataGTTACCCCAGGCTTAGGTACCGGAAACACAGATACCAAGTTATACTGGAATTTGACGGATCACATCTACAGATATAGACCCGGTGTTCTGCCAAGTGTGAATGCCAATTCTCATGGTATTAATGAGtatattgaatttgattccCATTTACAAATTATTGCCTTCATCTTCGAGTATATCCAAGCTGTTGATCAAGTAAGTGACTAG
- a CDS encoding uncharacterized protein (PKUD0B05110; similar to Saccharomyces cerevisiae YCR075C (ERS1); ancestral locus Anc_6.346) — translation MSLASFCGWAYAIIWGVAFYPTIFLNYKLKTSDSMSWDFIILNLVGYSCYTLSLYLQLYNDTVRLQYKQLFGGRLPLLSLADITYSAHGLLLIYIILSQIIFGNSLWKFNNQRISFRLQRTSRILLMVLFTYVFLSLSADKSGHAFLNFTINLAYCKIIISLVKYLPQVQHNYRRKTMYGISRMQIQLDLLGALFCIAEIYLKNELPLMKAIEANRGKLGITLVASVFSTIFLYQIHIYGTSPEANNKEKSMV, via the coding sequence ATGAGCTTAGCATCGTTTTGCGGATGGGCCTATGCTATTATATGGGGAGTTGCATTCTATCcaactatttttttgaactATAAGTTGAAGACATCTGATTCCATGTCTTGGGACTTCATAATCTTGAATTTGGTGGGATATTCATGTTACACATTGTCGTTATATTTACAGCTTTACAACGATACAGTGAGACTCCAGTATAAGCAGTTGTTTGGGGGAAGACTTCCTTTGCTGTCGCTTGCCGATATTACATACTCTGCACATGGGTTGCTTCTAATATACATTATCCTTTCTCaaattatttttggaaacaGTCTTTGGAAGTTTAACAACCAGAGAATTAGCTTTAGATTGCAAAGAACCTCAAGAATACTTTTGATGGTGTTATTTACGTACGTATTCTTGTCCTTATCAGCAGATAAAAGCGGTCACGCATTCCTGAACTTTACGATTAACTTGGCGTACTGCAAAATTATTATCAGTTTAGTGAAGTATCTTCCGCAAGTTCAGCATAACTATAGGAGGAAAACCATGTATGGTATCTCAAGGATGCAAATACAATTAGACTTGTTGGGAGCTTTATTTTGTATTGCCGAAATTTACTTAAAGAATGAGTTACCTCTGATGAAGGCAATTGAGGCAAACAGAGGTAAACTCGGGATCACATTGGTAGCTAGCGTTTTTTCGacaatatttttgtatCAAATCCATATATATGGTACATCACCTGAAGCTAATAATAAGGAGAAGTCGATGGTTTGA
- a CDS encoding uncharacterized protein (PKUD0B05120; similar to Saccharomyces cerevisiae YNL236W (SIN4); ancestral locus Anc_2.8), giving the protein MSAGDYDVLGTLVSRSISGAKQNHISWSRQGLIAYILDSQNDDGFSQKEGNLRLTFLECVDGKHWQLAPPTFFNIGALLTGSNPSSIPVHQNTKQVSTNYVLFSNTGWDLFTSDKHGNVTILVTGLKRVLSNKPNSELISAENINHNIVQMQYSRTSFNTCEIFYTEHNKGATVLESLGNKVITAKWLNLQKTVISNIPAIRIQQNSENQVLNGCASKMGAATEDAHGYYYRYNALQHKAYGPCHPLSSKQACLSVRANGEICLYHQEEHGVEYVRVQGNLHNESDSTDLITKSSIGYERNGKIIIAAYYEKSMYLKFYEVVIHWNYLSNAAKLLAENPNYRATPEEKNNPTMEVRKILQREMDNIVEGFTFTDIDIISPNFEQDSAMDVLVRVKNKKLHLNDSFLTGIIRYQLYETPLNQFIHKSFKTIASKNSIDITQSLGTSYELKYSQTISINDAIISLESQHLDMYISMVLASGEVKLFRRATFLEEVNRFKADTRNIKTEAGLTPQPPQSQETSLPPTISTLLDAGYEFPPIEKQPVYACLSPNLCAYVSLPIDGSSLEVGCVVTHNVDPGYLKGEKKGLLLAKAAAIALRHTTACYLGYFTDDLVATIRTDLARMSKLASENYSYALMVSILQESHRAINLNIDITPEQSDKMTQNQPLQRLLTLQLSLSTFENWNKTRSGKIALALLNLRYIASSIMYTIHTIYSNIHRFAKKGFPATDTLLNAKLREECIISVVGVIRWCLDYIVLLSQEILELDSAFKSQNQERISKLMKDSIVIPLILGKIPRAFLVFSIANIRRLFSFVQKFIEKIDPSVTAKVTAENPLGGFDVIESWFLNGDSSVLQKKLGGPVKPGSPPNSKNGKAIVTSPIVEAYYRLGLTIKRLPVSLVAFEKFLSEADGPLRNMKLDAPTSLAIEQQIICQGYISRNFTDAIRKLSDVFTKSVLTYSDTKISDLYFYDVSWLGFNSPEDSEDDDYYDNDLSSEECHDNTAAAPQQISNEVAIDEFIKSDKSNLSRTVIIQKTDIKKSEKMYRNLVCKILQNGGIIDSVRKEWFGPETIMKPVGEYITKKNIYSDTTVGESSKTALTPTGDLRPNIRKCIRCGSISVVNDEVVFIPNSMTFVTNPVFQQYQRICICGGSWVNI; this is encoded by the coding sequence ATGTCTGCTGGAGACTATGATGTGTTGGGGACTTTAGTGTCTCGCTCAATCTCTGGAgcaaaacaaaaccatATCTCTTGGTCCCGGCAAGGACTTATTGCATATATTTTGGATTCTCAAAACGACGATGGGTTTTCCCAAAAGGAGGGGAATTTAAGGTTAACCTTTTTGGAATGTGTGGATGGAAAACATTGGCAATTGGCACCTCCCACTTTTTTTAACATTGGTGCTCTTTTGACTGGTTCGAATCCTTCGTCAATACCTGTTCATCAGAATACTAAGCAAGTATCGACTAATTATGTTTTATTCTCCAACACAGGCTGGGATCTATTCACTTCAGACAAGCATGGAAATGTTACAATTTTGGTTACTGGGCTGAAACGTGTTCTCAGTAATAAACCTAATAGCGAACTTATTTCAGCTGAGAACATCAACCATAACATTGTTCAGATGCAATACTCACGTACCTCCTTTAACACATGCGAAATTTTCTACACAGAACATAACAAAGGCGCTACCGTATTAGAAAGTCTGGGAAACAAGGTAATAACTGCCAAATGGCTGAACTTGCAAAAGACGGTAATCTCGAACATCCCGGCAATACGGATCCAGCAGAACTCAGAAaatcaagttttgaatGGTTGTGCATCCAAAATGGGAGCTGCAACGGAGGATGCTCATGGGTACTATTATAGATACAACGCTTTACAACACAAGGCATATGGTCCGTGCCATCCGTTGAGTTCTAAACAAGCGTGCCTGTCGGTGCGTGCAAACGGTGAGATCTGTCTCTACCATCAAGAAGAACATGGTGTTGAATATGTCAGAGTTCAGGGAAATCTTCATAATGAAAGTGATTCAACTGATTTGATCACTAAATCGAGCATAGGATATGAAAGGAATGGTAAAATTATAATTGCAGCATACTATGAAAAGTCaatgtatttgaaattttatgAAGTTGTTATACATTGGAATTATCTTTCTAATGCGGCCAAACTACTTGCTGAAAACCCCAATTATAGGGCTACTCCCGAGGAGAAAAATAATCCGACTATGGAGGTACGTAAGATTTTACAACGAGAAATGGATAATATCGTTGAAGGATTTACATTTACTGACATTGACATTATTTCTCCAAACTTTGAGCAAGATTCGGCTATGGATGTTCTTGTTAGGgttaaaaataaaaaattacatCTGAATGATTCGTTTCTGACCGGGATAATTCGCTATCAGTTATATGAGACGCCCCTTAATCAGTTTATTCATAAGAGTTTCAAAACTATCGCCAGTAAAAATAGTATAGATATCACACAATCTCTCGGAACTTCCTATGAATTAAAATACTCCCAgacaatatcaataaatgATGCAATAATAAGCTTGGAGTCTCAGCACTTGGATATGTATATTTCAATGGTTTTGGCAAGTGGTGAAGTGAAGCTTTTCAGAAGAGCCACTTTTCTTGAAGAGGTTAATAGATTCAAAGCTGATACAAGAAATATTAAAACTGAAGCTGGTTTAACCCCCCAACCACCGCAGTCGCAAGAAACAAGCCTGCCTCCGACTATATCAACTTTGCTTGATGCAGGTTATGAATTCCctccaattgaaaaacagcCAGTTTATGCATGCCTTTCTCCAAACCTATGTGCCTATGTTTCATTGCCAATTGACGGCTCATCTCTTGAAGTTGGGTGCGTTGTGACACATAATGTTGACCCCGGTTATTTAAAGGGTGAAAAGAAAGGTTTATTACTTGCCAAAGCTGCTGCTATAGCACTTCGACACACAACGGCATGTTACTTAGGTTATTTTACAGACGATCTAGTTGCAACGATTAGGACTGATTTAGCTAGGATGTCGAAGCTTGCGAGCGAAAACTATTCATATGCGTTGATGGTTTCTATTCTTCAGGAATCACATCGAGCTATTAACTTGAACATTGATATAACCCCAGAACAATCTGACAAAATGACTCAAAATCAACCATTACAGCGACTTCTCACATTGCAGTTATCTTTAAGtacatttgaaaactggAACAAAACGAGAAGCGGGAAGATTGCACTCGCGTTGTTAAACTTGAGGTATATTGCAAGCTCCATCATGTATACCATCCATACAATTTACTCTAATATTCATAGGTTTGCCAAAAAGGGATTTCCTGCCACAGATACTCTACTGAATGCAAAATTACGAGAAGAATGCATTATATCTGTAGTTGGTGTTATCAGGTGGTGTTTAGATTATATTGTTTTATTGTCACAAGAGATACTGGAATTAGATAGTGCATTCAAATCTCAAAACCAAGAGAGAATTAGTAAACTAATGAAAGACTCAATTGTTATACCGCTAATCTTGGGTAAGATTCCTAGAGcgtttttagttttttccATTGCAAATATCAGGAGACTTTTCtcatttgttcaaaaatttattgaaaaaatagatCCGAGTGTGACAGCAAAGGTTACAGCAGAAAATCCTTTGGGTGGGTTCGATGTTATTGAAAGTTGGTTCCTTAATGGTGATTCCTCAGTCCTCCAGAAGAAGCTCGGTGGTCCTGTAAAGCCAGGTTCTCCGCCAAATTCTAAGAATGGGAAGGCCATTGTCACCTCTCCTATTGTAGAGGCATATTATAGACTAGGGCTAACAATCAAAAGACTACCTGTTTCCTTGGTAGCATTTGAAAAGTTTCTATCTGAGGCTGATGGGCCTCTGAGGAACATGAAGCTTGATGCTCCTACATCACTTGCTATTGAGCAGCAAATTATATGTCAAGGATATATTTCCAGAAATTTTACAGATGCTATCAGAAAACTAAGTGACGTATTTACTAAATCCGTCTTAACTTACTCTGATACAAAGATATCAGACCTGTATTTTTATGATGTTTCTTGGCTAGGATTCAATTCGCCAGAGGATAGcgaagatgatgattaCTATGACAATGATTTGTCAAGTGAAGAATGCCACGATAATACTGCAGCCGCTCCTCAGCAAATTTCCAATGAAGTTGCTATTGATGAGTTCATCAAATCTGATAAAAGCAATTTAAGTAGAACCGTCATTATACAGAAAACAGATATTAAGAAATCTGAAAAAATGTACCGGAATTTAGTGTGCAAGATCCTCCAAAATGGCGGAATTATTGATAGTGTTCGCAAAGAATGGTTTGGTCCCGAGACAATAATGAAGCCTGTCGGCGAATATATAACTAAGAAAAACATATACTCAGATACAACTGTCGGCGAGTCATCTAAGACTGCACTAACACCAACGGGGGATTTACGACCAAACATCCGAAAATGCATCAGATGTGGTTCTATATCTGTTGTTAACGATGAGGTGGTCTTTATTCCGAACAGCATGACTTTTGTAACAAATCCGGTATTTCAGCAATACCAGAGGATATGTATTTGTGGCGGATCTTGGGTAAACATCTAA
- a CDS encoding uncharacterized protein (PKUD0B05130; similar to Saccharomyces cerevisiae YNL234W; ancestral locus Anc_2.9): MSRSLGLNQKTQFIMCKLGPLYFATSQYQATMFQKPQAPSNSSVNSSTLESASIHSGHGSPSFQGAVTNESPSIISRTLTATSVNSHSTVNTTFETNWMPNSFVVSRKKYSISLKLKPNEISLLRKSWTIVTSNDSRAANENLLERSISRQSSTSNLRLTVTTTNNSMGSNMTTGTTGTKPGSVVGNSHGGPGFNTASFSSYLFCIQFYNNLIGMDPEIERLIPSIRHQASAFAGVIQVAIDTLEDLSKMKESLLNLGHLHARILGIDSPYFKTMGDALIKTFQDWFGNSPESFPLELEEAWIKLYCFLANSIIQGGIDPIIEYNIQPANNMVTNTNTDNMNEEAEESEEEESEAEKYDSIAEMGTSFASSSSLGKKSTPKHTPSSYSKYEPSLSPPASKPVYSASVSGSRLNRLKKTKNGTKEDCTIM, translated from the coding sequence ATGTCCAGATCGCTTGGCTTGAACCAAAAGACTCAATTTATAATGTGCAAGTTGGGACCACTTTATTTTGCTACGAGTCAGTACCAAGCAACTATGTTTCAAAAGCCACAAGCACCATCAAACTCATCTGTTAACTCATCAACGTTGGAAAGCGCCAGTATTCACAGTGGCCATGGATCGCCAAGTTTCCAAGGGGCAGTTACTAATGAATCACCATCAATCATATCGAGAACATTAACGGCAACTTCAGTCAACTCCCACTCTACGGTCAATACTACGTTTGAAACTAATTGGATGCCCAACTCTTTTGTTGTcagcagaaaaaaatacagtATTTCCCTAAAACTCAAACCAAATGAAATCAGCCTATTGAGAAAGTCATGGACAATTGTTACATCTAATGATTCACGGGCTGCTAATGAGAATCTTTTAGAACGTTCGATATCTAGACAGAGCTCTACTTCGAACTTGAGGTTGACTGTCACTACCACCAACAACTCAATGGGCTCAAATATGACAACTGGAACAACGGGTACTAAACCTGGATCTGTGGTTGGCAATTCACACGGAGGACCAGGTTTTAATACtgcttcattttcttcatatCTTTTCTGTATTCAGTTCTATAACAATTTGATCGGTATGGATccagaaattgaaagattgaTCCCAAGCATTCGTCATCAAGCATCTGCTTTTGCTGGTGTGATTCAAGTTGCCATTGATACTCTAGAAGATCTGTCTaaaatgaaagaatcaTTGTTAAACTTGGGACATTTGCACGCAAGAATATTAGGTATAGACTCGCCTTATTTCAAAACTATGGGCGATGCATTGATTAAGACGTTTCAAGACTGGTTTGGTAACAGCCCAGAGTCCTTCCCCTTGGAGTTAGAAGAAGCTTGGATTAAGCTATATTGTTTTCTTGCTAATTCTATCATTCAAGGAGGAATTGACCCGATAATTGAATATAACATACAGCCTGCCAACAATATGGTTACTAATACAAATACAGATAATATGAATGAGGAGGCTGAAGAATCCGAAGAGGAAGAATCTGAAGCCGAAAAGTATGATTCAATTGCAGAAATGGGCACTTCGTTTGCCTCTTCTTCTAGTTTGGGAAAGAAGTCTACCCCTAAACATACACCATCATCGTATTCTAAATACGAACCATCCTTGAGCCCACCAGCATCCAAGCCTGTATATTCTGCTAGTGTTTCTGGATCGAGACTCAACAGACTCAAAAAGACCAAAAATGGAACAAAGGAAGATTGTACTATCATGtag